attaagtacaacatttgcaaaaacaaaattacgtaTTCAGACAAGACAGTGTCGAATGCGCCGTGGTTAAAACTGCAAGTGACATTAAAGTAGtctttgaaaattttgtttcccaagattcaaaacaaaaaaaaaaaatccattcgATTGCCCCAAAATGAATGCCTAAGGTTTTCACACTTAACAAAATgaattatatcaattaatacTTTTATCAATACGTGTAATTATGGAAATATgactgtgtatttttttattgacatttggGACTAAAGCACAGCATCTCCACGGAATTTGACCAAGAGCAGAAGCTttgtcaagtcaagtcaagccgagagtttttttttattctttacaaattagcccttgactacaatctcaattaatcaatcaatttatgtatttgcagatacatgcattatatacaCAGGTGGTCGGttgatgtagatggtaaatgtacaATTGTATCTAGTATTGTATCAAATCTCATCAtcactcacctgatggtaagtgatgatatatctaagatggaagttaGGAGgagaacttgttaggaggagaataaaatccactttcagtttctacacggcatcataccggaacgctaaatcgctggcggtacgtctttgcctcccaccagccagcccagccgggaatcgaacccagtaaatctactgcgcacaccattgcgccacggaggtcgtcaaaaggaGGAAGTTATTAGTTGGTAAAAAAAGCTTCTCTAGGGCATCATCTTTGAGAATCGGACCGTGGTTAGCTAGGCACACATTATAATCAATGGGGTAttgcaatataatttattttggtttgggttattttatttaatgtattgatacctactcggtttctattgttttacctacctacctagtcgTAAATTACGAACAATGACGAAATATAGAATACATAGCCGTAATGCAAAATATGATATGAACGTATGAGAACAATTATAATTCTTATCATTTTGGGGCAATCGCTCGATAAACATCGATCGATTTATGTGGGTGAATCAGAGATGATGCTACTGTACGAATTTGCTAAGTTTTCGACGTTAGTAATTTTTTCTACATTTATGGCCATTAAAGACCGGATTGAAagtgaatatttaatttaatacgaagatttttgtttatttctttgtttgaaaGTGAAAAATACAAAGGTAAATTCCAAATTTAGAGGTAAACAATATTAGAATCAGATACTTACCAAAGTTTCGTCATCAGGAACTCGAGAGAGCAAATCCATCATTTCATTATTACGAATTCTGTTAGgtcgaaatatatttttcataaatttattgaCAGCTGTTGACAAatgaaaattaagttaatttcatgtattaaaaaataaaagtaaaaaataataattatattttatgaaatacacACCCCATATCATGCAAATGTAGTTAAAAGGTATCAAGTACATGACAAATGAGACAACCACGATGAAAAATATAGCCAAAAAACTGACGAAGGGAACAGTAAAGTTGAATAAACtgaaacaaaagattttttgtttaatatacaaaatatctaaataagTTTCTagtaaaataatgattaatctCATAATTTGAGGATACTGACTTTTTTATACTTTCACCAGTACTTGCAAATTTTCCAAGTATGTTTTGGATAGATTGAATAATTTCTTGAagactatttattttttgtcttaaAGACGTGTTTTTATTATCCTCCTTTTCATTTTTGGTATCGACGTTATTTTCAGGTGTGATTTCATCCATAAGCTTTGACTTCCCTGCAGAAAATAACTTCATTTAGGAATGTTTCAAAAGCATCTcttaataaagaatatataataagctttattgatttatttggtccactagtattttttacagcttttacataattacaaattCACAAATACAAAGAAAAAGCTCTATACAACACAAAGATAGCAGACAATGCATGCTTTTTTCCGTAAGATTAATGAAATAAGAAAAGTGACTGTAACACAACAACaagatcaaaaaaaatattattttttttattctttacaagttagcccttgactacaatctcacctgatggtaagtgatgatgcagtttaagatggaagcgggctaacttgtaatattaAGGTAAgtttacaatatcaatattGTCCAGTATACAAGTACTATTAAAGTGTTATTTATAACGAAGAAAAAAACAGTTTACAAATTAAACTTACAATCTATTAAAGTATATCCCTCAGGCTTATACCAAAAAAATGGTATAAGAAACAGTAAGGGCATCATCCACATTTTAGCGTAAAAACAGAATGTGAGCCACAGGATGAGAGACGCTACGTTTAATTTTGTTGATTCCCATTCAAAGCAGGTTctgttaacataaaattatataaaacaacaCCTATGAAATGATTTATCTACAATGTAATGATTTAATGATAAAGACTAATAATTCTTACAAGAGCAATGGCCGTTAGATGAGGATAATTACTTATTATCTTATAATGTCAGGGCTAGTTTATTACAGAAGGTGTATATATCTGTttgtaaaattatcatcaagcctttaatttgtatttaccTAAAAGTGttattgtaattatataaaatattcaggATACTTGTATTGTTTTCTCGTAAATATTAGAAGTACTAACACTTAGTGCCAGTGTTCCTCAAAACTCTACGAGACTATTCTATAGAGTTACAAGATCGTAAGCTAAGTTTGGTCTTTCACATTACAAATATACGTACTGTAAAAAAACGTTAGGTTATTGTTCttacttgtatattttaaaagtgtCAATAATCCATCTTGTAACAGCTTTGGCTCTTGTTAGATTCCTTGAAAAAACATGCCTATCTAACTTTTCATCTGTCTCTAGGTAATTTGGTTCTTTTGGATTTATCACTCGAACTGCACcttttatctataaataaaagaaatcataaGTATTTTTAGACACCTATTAGACATTTATGAGTCACATTTTTactataagtttttaaaaacgtACAAGATTCCAAGCTACGTTCATTTCTAATAAAATTCTTGGATTATTGCCTCTGGCTTTTTCTTTAAGTATGCTATCTTTGAGTGCATACCATCTTTTTCCTGGTTGTATTTTTAGTAGTGGCATAAAAATCCTTCCAACTTCTTCGCATTTCTTTTCGTCAATAATAATCACTTCTAAAATAGAAGTGATATCTGTTACTGTACTGAAACATgtatattcaattacaattaagTTCACAATCACTAAAACAAAATTGCACTCTTttgctaatataaaataatcgtaATGTAAATATCTGATCTGACGTAATAACTCTGATATCACATAAAACAATGAATACTACCTTTCATACTTTGTTGAAAtgattcataataaaaaaaagcaattaattattactaacaCTAGTTAGAAGAagttaattgtaataaatatgtgcatatgttttatatttacaatgaAAATATCTTCATCCAACTAGGCTCATTAGTTTTGTAATCTGTTTGTGTCTGCAGTCTATGGTAATTAAGCTTTAAAATGCAATAACAATCATGGCCTGATAAGCCTTTTGCTCCATAAACTATAACCTGAAGAAAACCGACGTTTGAAAACTCATCACAAAGCCGGTACCAATTCTGAAAACGAAGTGACCTGCGgtttaatatacaattaataaatttaatatatcacgtgtattatatagcctatgtagTCTTTTTCAGTTATTagactaacactgaaagaatttttcatttcgaacaagtagttcctgacattAATGCATTCAATCatataaacaaactcttcatctatATACTATCAGGCAAGATTAATACACTATTATCAGTGTTAACATAACTTACTTAAGAACgggattaggtaggtacttacatattttttctgtaataaatattCCGTGTGCTTTCTTTCATCTTCGTTGTCATTATAAATAGTATTTAACATGGTTGTACCACTTATGGTTAAAAGAATCatagtttgaatattttttaattctcctTCTAAGtgaatgttcattttaagagttTTCTCTTTATCTAGTTGAGACAGATCTAAGGAActcctgaaaaaaaatattgttgcgTTGAGTGACACGAATGTACCACAATATTCGTcaaagaaattatatttatattacctgCCGATAAGTACTTCTCTATCCCATAACGTTATGTCTAATATATATTCATCTtcgattaaactaaaattaaataactcttGAAATTtgactagtttagtataagatttaaCGGCTTTTGATTTTCGCTTTTCAGAACCTAACctaaaaggtaaacaaagacgcaattatttatattgttctctattgaaataaaactaaatgcagtaattgtttatttacctAAATCGGAATAATAATACACGGGCTTTTTCATCGAGAGTTTCATCTAATCCTGTGACTTCAATTAGAGCAATTGTAACAGTtgctattttgatttttttgcttgtctttattatattatacttagcGGTATTAGATAAAATATACTGTAACATAAGATTGCaaagttattttatatacaagtaAGTAGTgtcaaaatataagaaaaaaagtaAAGCAAGTACGATATAAAAcacagacatacatacttttTCAACTTTGGCTCGGGGTTCTTTTTGTCTGCATTTTTCTTTTAGTTCCTTTTCTTTATGTCTCTTTTTTagccttaattttattttacttctaATTGATTTACTTATTGGTGTAATTGGATCAGATGATTCATCACTCTCTTTTGTCTCATTTAaccttaaattatattaattttattgacgTCGTATATCAAGCCATGCTGAACATAATTaatcatatcaaaatatacataaataaataagtatacaaaAGTTTGGTTACTTACGATTCAAGGCTCGtcttaaaatcattatttccaaaaaaactaCCGCTATGGTTGTTATCAATTGAACTATCACCCTCATTTTCACTATCAAATTTGTCGCTAATACTTAATAATGAGTCAGTTTCAGCAACAAAAGCCTCCTTAATAATGACTTCTTGAAATGTAACTTCTTTTGGTTTCTCTAAGAATGTGATAGTTTGAACATTATGGTTAtcctttttttcaatttcactaGTACACAAATCGTCAACCGCTTCACTTAAATCACACAcactgacatattttttttgtttgtaatcaTAATCACCGTTTAGGGTTGTCAACGCATCAATGGATCGTGATTTCTCAAGTTTCTTTTGCATTTCATCAtacttgttttgtattttttcatgtagTTTAGCGAAGTGTCTCTGATAAATTGGGTGTACTGTTCTTGTATCCATTTAATAACAAGTGTATTTAAGTACGTCCATACATTGCGATAATAATAAAGGAAATGCGAATAATGTCGGACACTGATTATTGATTAGTATTATCGTGGACGATGTTATCTTATCAAGTGTTTGGTTATtgattatttgaaattaaacttACCTTTTATAACAAATGAATTAAGTATGTACAAGGGAGGTCTTTTGCGAATGGTGCAAATTATATCTGAAGAGAGATAaagaaagataataattaatattagtaaattagatattataattatacaatcATGTTTGTTACATGGGTCGAGCTGAATGCAGGAGACTCTGACAGGTTTCTGTAAAGAATTTCTTAGGAGAGCTTCTTTAGGAGAACTTCTAATAGCGATGATAATATCATACTGAAAATTTACAGAAACTTGATGGCCTTTGGTGCTGCTGTGTATGCGTTGTATTACAATTCTTGGGTTCGATTCTGCtaaatttatgaatttatatttatatccttTGCTCATATCATTTGGCTTTGGTCGAGGCTACTTATCAGTTATTCTACTGTCCAAAACGATTTAGTTTAGCGTTCTGTTACAAGGCCTCTTGAAACCCCCATGCTTGCTTGAACATGCTCCCCCCAAAAAACTACAATAAtacacttcttttttttatatttttattctttgcaagttagccattgactacaatctcacttctTGGTAAGTGATCATACattctaagatagaagcggactaacttgttaggagaaggatgaaaatccaggcatcgtaccggaacggtaaatcgattggcggtcttggccggtagggtggtagctagccacggcctcgGCCCATcatccaaatattaaaaaaaaatacaataatattttaatactttaaacAACAAACAATCTCGTAGTCATTATCTAATTAAAGAAATATGGTTGTAACGCTTATAGTGGAACATTTTAATCAACATCTTATCGAAGATATATTGAAGTGCGGGATTATAAATACGAGCAACAGATTCATgctattttgtctattttttttttttttttagtaaattttattgACGTTTctacagaacataaagcactcATTCTGCGCATAAGCGGGACGCTAGGAACAAAAACTTTTAGTGGTAGAATTATGAGTGGAAGCCGCATGAAAGTCCTTTTTATTTGGAAGACTAGCGAAAACTAATGTTTTTCTatcattaaatgaaaaaaaattaaagcagcTTTTTTCgatatgtatataatatctatatataatattataaagctgaagtgtttgtttgtttgtttgattgaacgcgctgttctcaggaactacttttgtcagatttgaaaaattcttttagtgttagatagctcatttatcgaggagggctatatattatcccggttaAGGCTTTACGGTAAATATGCCTGattgaattttaattgaattgaatgaacACCGAGGAATTgtgtgttcgatccccgcctgacTCGTTCCTAAAACAGTCATTCCaactaatatattttagatatattttataggAATATTCTATTTATAGGAAAATGG
The DNA window shown above is from Bicyclus anynana chromosome 15, ilBicAnyn1.1, whole genome shotgun sequence and carries:
- the LOC112044732 gene encoding multiple C2 and transmembrane domain-containing protein, encoding MNIHLEGELKNIQTMILLTISGTTMLNTIYNDNEDERKHTEYLLQKKYNWYRLCDEFSNVGFLQVIVYGAKGLSGHDCYCILKLNYHRLQTQTDYKTNEPSWMKIFSFTVTDITSILEVIIIDEKKCEEVGRIFMPLLKIQPGKRWYALKDSILKEKARGNNPRILLEMNVAWNLIKGAVRVINPKEPNYLETDEKLDRHVFSRNLTRAKAVTRWIIDTFKIYKTCFEWESTKLNVASLILWLTFCFYAKMWMMPLLFLIPFFWYKPEGYTLIDWKSKLMDEITPENNVDTKNEKEDNKNTSLRQKINSLQEIIQSIQNILGKFASTGESIKNLFNFTVPFVSFLAIFFIVVVSFVMYLIPFNYICMIWAVNKFMKNIFRPNRIRNNEMMDLLSRVPDDETLMECEDLPLSHISDDNEN